The genomic region AAACCTTTGCCATTTCCAGCAATTTTTTATCTGTAGATCTTATACCTTCAGAAATATTTAATACTACTACTGGAAATATAACCATAAACGCAACAAAAACCGGCGTATAAAACCCTATTCCAAACCATAACATCGCTATAGCTATATATGAAACTACAGGAGAACTTTGAATTAACATTAAAAAAGGTCTAAAAATTTCAAAAAAAGATTTACTTAATCCAGAAATAATCCCTATAGGAATGCCAATAAAAACAGATATAAAAAATCCTACTATTATTTTTAAAAAGGTGTTTAATAAATCTCCATAAAAATTTAAATCTTTAAAAAGCTTTACCATTTCCAGAAAAACTTTTTGAGGAAATGGAATTAAAAGCTGATTATTATTTAAAACTGCTATAATCCACCAAACCAGTAAAATCAAAATTAATCCTATAGCTGTATTTTTTTTCATATTTCACCACTAATCAAAAAATTCTTTTATTTTTTTTGCTACTTTTTCATTTTTTATTACCTCATTTATTTCTTCCCACGAAGCTTTTGAAATTTCTTCAAGTGAACCAAAATGATTAATAAGAAGTTTTTTTCTTTTTGGGCCTATTCCTGGGATATCGTCTAATCTTGATTTTTCAAATCTTTTAGCTCTTAACTTTCTATTAAAGGTTATAGCAAATCTATGTGTTTCATCCCTCATAAAAATAAGCATTCGTAATACCGGGTGGTCAAGAGATAAATGCAAATCTTCTATTTCTCCTGGAAACACTATTCTTTCATCTTCTTTAGCTATTCCCACAACATCTATATCATCTAAGGTATAACCTATTTCTTTTAAGGCCTCAACTGCAGCATTAACCTGACCTTTTCCCCCATCTATAAATAACAAATCTGGCAAAGGATGTTTTGTATATCTTTTTTTTATAACTGTTTTAATCGATTCAAAGTCATTAGGCTCTTTAAATTCATCAAGTCTGTATCTTCTATAGTCTTCTTTTTTGGGTTTCCCATTTTCAAATGTTATCAAAGAAGCTACGGTATACATCCCCTGTAAATGGGATATATCTATTCCTTCTATTCGATAAGGTAATTTTTTTAAAGAAAGAATTTCCTTTGCCTGTTTTAACACATTCCCAAGATCCGTCTGTTTTTTTACTTCTTCTGTTAAATTCCTGGTGGTTATTGTATACAATTCTTCACTTTCACTTTTTAAATCTTTTATATCTTTTAACCCATTTTTAGTTAAAAAATGTATTATTTCATCATCTATATTATTTTCAAAATCCTTTATCCATATTTCTTCAGGAATTATATTTTTTCTTATTACATAATATTGATGTATAAATTCATTTATATTTTCATCAATGGTAAAGGTTAGTTTTGAGATAACATATCCTTGTCTTATAATTAAAGCCACCACTACAGGATATTCTTTATCTTTTGCAATAATATCTATATTTTTATTATGCACCATCTCAACACCAATCGGAACAAACAATCTATCTAATTTAAAAAGCAAATCTCTCAATTGTGCAGCTTTTTCAAAATTTAATAATTTCGCATATTGGTGCATGCTTTCTTCTATATATTTTCTAATAGATTTAATATTTCCCTTTAAAAATCTTTTTACTTTTCTAACTGCTTTTTTATATTCTTTTTTATCTACTTCAACATAACATGGAGCAAAACACTTTCCAAGATGAAATAAAAAACAGGGTTTTGATTTCCTATCTAATTTTCTTTCACATGTCCTTACTTTGTATACCCACTGTATTATTTCTATAATTCCTCTTACCATACCCACATTGGAGTACGGTCCATAAAACTCTGCTTTTTCACCTTTCTTTGTCCTAACTAATTTAATTTGCGGAAAATCTTCCTTTGTAATAGCAATATAAGGATACACTCTGGCATCCTTTAATAATATATTGTACTTGGGTTTATGAGTAAATATTAAATTAGATTCTAAAATTAATGATTCATCTTCGTTTCTAACTACTATATAATCCAGAAATTCTGCATCTTCAACAATTTTTTTCACTTTTTCATTTTTATCTTGATTTGACTTATTAAAATATGAAGCTATTCTATTTTTTAACTTTTTAGCTTTACCTATATAAATAGGTTTAGAATTCTTATCCTTAAAAATATAAACTCCCGGTTCATTTGGAATATTCTTTAATACCTTTCTATCTAGCATGTTTTCTCCTCTTCTTGTTTTCATACATATCTTTATCTGCTTTTTCAAATATTTCTTCTAAAGAAATATTTTCATCAGCTTTTTTTATATATTTTCCAGCTGAAATACCTATGTTGTATATTTTCAATTCTTTTTTTACCTGATTATCTATTCTATTTATTATTTTATCAATTGTTTCTTCGTCATTTGTATTAACTAATATAACAAATTCATCTCCACCATATCTAATAGCTAAATCAGACTTTCTTGTATTCTTATTAATAATATCTCCAACTTTTTTTAAAGCATAATCTCCAGATTTATGACCAAATTTATCATTAACTGGCTTAAAATTATCAAGATCTAATACTATTATTCCAAATCCTTTTCCTATATACTCCTTCAATTTTATTACCTTTGGTACAATTTCTACATAATACCTTCTATTTAATAATCCTGTCAAAGAATCTGTAAAAATATATTTTCTAGCTCTAAGCATATCTCTGAATGTTAATAATAAAGTTATAACAAAAACTGTGTTATTTATATAAAATATTTTTAAATTGAACAGATTTATTATACTAAAAGCATAAATAGAAATATCTGTTATTGGTGCTGTTATATATAATCCAAATCTAATTATTAAAATAGCTAGAAAACCTGTTGCAATATTCATTGCACCAATATAATTACCTAATAAAATATTTTTTATTGCTGCTAATATACCAAAGAAAATAAGAATAAATATTACAACATGTGTTCTTATATCTCTATAATAAACAACAGATGCAGTTCTTACATTCTTTCTTTTCAATGCTGTTCCACACCCTTTCGCCAATAGGGTTATCCGTTCCTCCTAAATATGATGCCAATTGTAAATGTAAACATTTAATACTTTCAAAATTACTTATGCCACCTATACCTATTTTCTCTAATCTTTCTTTTATCCATTTTTCTTCGCCTTTTATTATAGAATTTCGTTTTTTTTGTTCTTGAATATGGGCTTTTAAATATTTTTTTCTTAAGTCTTCATTATTTTTTATTTCTTCTTCCCATTCCTTTATTTTACCTAATGATTCAAGTTTCCCAACTTCTTTTATTAAATGGGGACATGTTAACCAATACAAAGTGGGAAATGGTTTCCCATCTTTTAATGGATAACTTTCAATAACCTGCGGAATTCCATATGAACATCTTTTTGGAATCGAGACTATTTTATTCGGTTTTCTTTCTATTTGTTTTTCTATTATTTCTAAATCCTCTTTTGTAACAGAAGTGATATCCATCCTGACTCTTCCTCTCTTGATATTATATTATATTCTTTTTCAAATATTTTATTAATCATCTCTTCTTCTCTTTCTTTATTAATACCTGATAGAATCAGATATCCATTTTCATTTAAAATTTTATCTAATTTTTCATCATCTAATAATCTTAATAGTATAGGAACAACAATATTTGCAATTATTATATCGTATTTTTCCTTTTTATCCACAGAAGATAACAAATCGGATTGCTTTACTTCAATGACAAGATCATTTAATTCAAATGTTTCTTTTGCTTTTTCTACTGCTAAAGGATCATAATCAAGAGATAAAAGTTTGTCTGCTCCATATAATTTAGCAATCATTGATAATATTCCTGTACCAGTTCCAATATCCAATACATCTGCACCTTCATTGATAACTTTAACTAAATTCTTTGCAGCTAATCTTGTTGTTGGATGCAACCCTGTTCCAAATGCTGTTCCAGGAATTATTTTTATTACTTTAACATTTTTTGGAATATCATAACTTTTTTCTGGGTCAGGCATTATCCATATATTTTCAACAAATTCAAAAGGCTTCAATGATTCTCTCCATGGCCTCAACCATTCATCTTCTGTTATATTTTGTTTTGAAATTAATTCCAATTTTTCTTTTAAATAATTAACAATATCATTTTCTGGATATTTGGGATTTATATATACTTTCACAACAGATTGACCTTTAGTAGGTTTATCAAAATAATAATTTTGAAATTCATTCATAGTAAAAAATGTTTCTATTTCATCTTCTAACTTTTTTGGTAAAACAAAAATATATTCTATATATTCCATATCTATCACCTCAAAGTTAGTATAACATATTTGTATAGCATAATGGAAAATAAAATGTGAAACCTTTTAAAACAAAATGCCAACCATTGTGGTTGGCATTTGTTATGCATACTTTTTAGCTTTACTTCTAATTACACAATCATCTATCGTCACTTCACCTTTTATTACACCATCGGCAAATGCTCTACAATTAGGATATCCACATGCTCCGCAATTCATATTTGGTAAATCTCTTAAAACCTCTTTTTCATTTTCATATATTATATCTTTATCTTCTATTTCATCAATAATATCTTCTCTACTTACCAATTTTTCCATCATATATCCCATAATTAAAATTGCTGGAATTGTCAAAGCATATCTTGTAATAGCAAATGATAAACCTAAGAAACTAGATTCAACCATAAACATAACAACCTTAACTACAGCCCAAGAACTAATTATTATAACTAAATTTGCAATACTTGCTCCTTTTAAAAATAAAGCTTGTGCCACAGGAAATGCTGCGTATATTGGTCCTGCTGAAATTGCACCGGTAAAAATTGATAAAAACTTTCCTTTGTTTTTTCTCTACTTTTAAAAAATGACCAAATCAAAAATATTACTGCAATACCAATTAAAACCACTGTATTCATAAATCAACCTCCCATTCCTTTTTTGATATCCTAATTATAGAGTATATAAAAAAATAAAACCGTGATTTCACTCACGGTTTTATTTTTATTTTATTCAAATATTTTTAAGTTAATCAGTTTTATATGATTTTTATCAATCTCTTCAATTATATTTTCATCTATAAGTTCTTTAATTTTTCTTGAAACAACTTCTCTAACACTACCTATTTCATTTGCAATTTGCTGTTTTGATTTAAAATATATGATTTCAGATTTTTGTTGTTTATATAGTAATGCAAAATATCTAATAAGCCTTTCTTTTATAGATTTAATAATCAAAATATCAACTATGTTGGATAAATTCAATAATTTTTTTGATATTTCATTTAAATATAAAACAAGAAAATCTTCATTTTCTCTAAATAGTTCCAGAACCCCTTCTCTCGATATTTCTAAAACTTTTGAATCTTCTTCAGCTACAATATATGAAGGATAATTTTCTCCAGAAAAAATTAATCCTTCCCCAAAACTTTCATTTTTATTTAAATATTTTAATACCTGTTCATAACCTTCAGAAGTATATTTTACTACTTTTAGCTTACCTTTTAAAATAATACTAACCTGTTTTAATTCCTCAGTTGTAGAATGCAATATATCATTTCTTTTTACTTCAATTATTTTCCCGTATTTTTCTAATATATTCTTATTTTCTATTAAAAATTTTTGGAAAAATTTACTTTGCACTTTTTCACTCCAATCATACCTTTGAATCCAATATCTTTCCCCAGGTTACACCGCCTGTGTAAACCAATCTTCCTTCTGAATCATACGATGTAAAATATCTTACATACACTTGGGCCATTTTTCCTTTAAACATTGCTTCTTTTATTATTTCTCTTGCATGTTCCCCTTCGTGAGAACTTATAAATAAAAATGATGCACTTTCAGGAACAGCTGTAGGATATTGAAAAGACACTGCAGAATCCGGAGAATTATCTTGCAAATAAATATCTCCATCAATAGCTTCTGGAATTTGATAATTCTTTTTTGATCTATTTCCTGTATTATCTGGTAATGGCCTTATATTAATTACGCTTTTTTTATTCTGTTCTTTTGAAAGAACATTTTTTTCTGCTTCTCTTATTTCCCTCTCTGCTTCCTCGATATTTCCAGATTTTATTAAATTATCTATATTACCAACTTTTAATAGCAAAGAATTATCTTTGCTATTTATAGCCTTTAATAATATTCTTCGCAATTTAGATTCAAGATAAATACTCCTTGTATCTTGTGAAGGTAAATAATTACCTATTCTCATTTTTTCACCTTCTATTATCATTCTACTACTAAATTTTTCTATTTCAAAATTACATTTCCTAATCCCCAAAATTATCAAACATATCTTATATGTTTTTACTTTCTTTTTTCTATGCTTCTTAATAAAAAATTTGTTGATTTTTAAACTAAGAATGTTTTAATTATTTTGGAGGTGGAAAATATGACAAAATTTGTAGATACCACTTTAAGAGATGGGCAACAATCCATAATTGCTACAAGAATGAAAACTAATGAATTCGAACCTGTTTTGGATAAATTCGATGAAGTCGGATTTCATTCTATGGAAGTTTGGGGTGGTGCAACATATGATTCCTGTATACGTTATTTAGACGAAGATCCCTGGAAAAGGTTGAAAATCATAAGAAAAAAGTTAAAAAACACACAAATACAAATGCTTTTAAGAGGTCAAAATATTGTAGGATACAGAAATTATGCAGATGATGTGGTTGAACTTTTTATAAATAAAGTTGCAGATTATGGCATGGATATAATCAGGGTTTTTGATGCATTAAACGATATTAGAAATCTTGAAAAAAGCATTGAAATAGCTAAAAAAAGAAGTATCCACGTTCAAGGCGCTATTTCTTATACAATAAGTCCTGTTCATGATCTTGATTTTTATTTGAATTTTGCTAAAGAATTAATAGAAAAAGGTGTGGATTCTATAGTTATAAAAGACATGGCTGGATTACTAACTCCAAAAATGTCTTATCAATTGGTTTCAGAATTA from Marinitoga aeolica harbors:
- the uvrC gene encoding excinuclease ABC subunit UvrC, with protein sequence MLDRKVLKNIPNEPGVYIFKDKNSKPIYIGKAKKLKNRIASYFNKSNQDKNEKVKKIVEDAEFLDYIVVRNEDESLILESNLIFTHKPKYNILLKDARVYPYIAITKEDFPQIKLVRTKKGEKAEFYGPYSNVGMVRGIIEIIQWVYKVRTCERKLDRKSKPCFLFHLGKCFAPCYVEVDKKEYKKAVRKVKRFLKGNIKSIRKYIEESMHQYAKLLNFEKAAQLRDLLFKLDRLFVPIGVEMVHNKNIDIIAKDKEYPVVVALIIRQGYVISKLTFTIDENINEFIHQYYVIRKNIIPEEIWIKDFENNIDDEIIHFLTKNGLKDIKDLKSESEELYTITTRNLTEEVKKQTDLGNVLKQAKEILSLKKLPYRIEGIDISHLQGMYTVASLITFENGKPKKEDYRRYRLDEFKEPNDFESIKTVIKKRYTKHPLPDLLFIDGGKGQVNAAVEALKEIGYTLDDIDVVGIAKEDERIVFPGEIEDLHLSLDHPVLRMLIFMRDETHRFAITFNRKLRAKRFEKSRLDDIPGIGPKRKKLLINHFGSLEEISKASWEEINEVIKNEKVAKKIKEFFD
- a CDS encoding GGDEF domain-containing protein, yielding MKRKNVRTASVVYYRDIRTHVVIFILIFFGILAAIKNILLGNYIGAMNIATGFLAILIIRFGLYITAPITDISIYAFSIINLFNLKIFYINNTVFVITLLLTFRDMLRARKYIFTDSLTGLLNRRYYVEIVPKVIKLKEYIGKGFGIIVLDLDNFKPVNDKFGHKSGDYALKKVGDIINKNTRKSDLAIRYGGDEFVILVNTNDEETIDKIINRIDNQVKKELKIYNIGISAGKYIKKADENISLEEIFEKADKDMYENKKRRKHAR
- a CDS encoding DUF501 domain-containing protein, which encodes MDITSVTKEDLEIIEKQIERKPNKIVSIPKRCSYGIPQVIESYPLKDGKPFPTLYWLTCPHLIKEVGKLESLGKIKEWEEEIKNNEDLRKKYLKAHIQEQKKRNSIIKGEEKWIKERLEKIGIGGISNFESIKCLHLQLASYLGGTDNPIGERVWNSIEKKECKNCICCLL
- a CDS encoding 50S ribosomal protein L11 methyltransferase translates to MEYIEYIFVLPKKLEDEIETFFTMNEFQNYYFDKPTKGQSVVKVYINPKYPENDIVNYLKEKLELISKQNITEDEWLRPWRESLKPFEFVENIWIMPDPEKSYDIPKNVKVIKIIPGTAFGTGLHPTTRLAAKNLVKVINEGADVLDIGTGTGILSMIAKLYGADKLLSLDYDPLAVEKAKETFELNDLVIEVKQSDLLSSVDKKEKYDIIIANIVVPILLRLLDDEKLDKILNENGYLILSGINKEREEEMINKIFEKEYNIISREEESGWISLLLQKRI
- a CDS encoding (Fe-S)-binding protein is translated as MNCGACGYPNCRAFADGVIKGEVTIDDCVIRSKAKKYA
- a CDS encoding Crp/Fnr family transcriptional regulator; the encoded protein is MQSKFFQKFLIENKNILEKYGKIIEVKRNDILHSTTEELKQVSIILKGKLKVVKYTSEGYEQVLKYLNKNESFGEGLIFSGENYPSYIVAEEDSKVLEISREGVLELFRENEDFLVLYLNEISKKLLNLSNIVDILIIKSIKERLIRYFALLYKQQKSEIIYFKSKQQIANEIGSVREVVSRKIKELIDENIIEEIDKNHIKLINLKIFE